One region of Oryza glaberrima chromosome 7, OglaRS2, whole genome shotgun sequence genomic DNA includes:
- the LOC127780888 gene encoding UMP-CMP kinase 3 isoform X2: protein MGSVVDAPVVVEGVAENMLGDKKVTVVFVLGGPGSGKGTQCANIVEHFGFTHLSAGDLLRAEIKSGSENGTMIENMIKEGKIVPSEVTIKLLQDAMIKNENDKFLIDGFPRNEENRAAFENVTKISPAFVLFFDCSEEEMERRLLGRNQGRVDDNIETIRKRFKVFVESSLPVIEHYNAKDKVKKIDAAKPISEVFEDVKAIFAPYAKVE, encoded by the exons ATGGGTTCAGTTGTGGATGCTCCAGTGGTTGTGGAG GGGGTTGCTGAGAACATGTTGGGTGATAAGAAAGTTACAGTTGTATTTGTTCTAG GTGGTCCTGGAAGTGGAAAAGGCACACAGTGTGCCAACATTGTGGAACACTTTGGATTCACCCACTTAAGTGCTGGAGACCTTTTGCGTGCAGAGATAAAATCTGGTTCTGAGAATGG AACTATGATTGAGAACATGATAAAGGAGGGGAAGATTGTTCCGTCAGAGGTTACTATAAAGCTCTTGCAAGATGCCATGATTAAAAATGAGAATGATAAGTTTCTAATCGATGGGTTCCCAAGGAATGAAGAGAATCGTGCTGCCTTCGAGAATGTT ACAAAAATTTCCCCTGCATTTGTGCTATTTTTTGACTGTTCTGAAGAAGAGATGGAAAGACGTCTTTTGGGACGCAATCAG GGTAGAGTTGATGACAACATTGAGACCATTAGGAAAAGATTCAAAGTTTTTGTTGAATCAAGTTTGCCTGTAATTGAGCACTACAATGCGAaggacaaagttaaaaag ATTGATGCTGCAAAACCAATTTCTGAAGTGTTTGAAGATGTCAAAGCCATTTTTGCCCCATATGCTAAG GTTGAATAG
- the LOC127778595 gene encoding probable trehalose-phosphate phosphatase 3, which yields MTNHAGFAADDAVTAAVPVQAAQGGRHFPPFLAPSSRLTDCKKAAAHVDLAGAGGVATVPGSWPRHAKPVSGAELDDWMEKHPSALAWFESVAAAAKGKEIVVFLDYDGTLSPIVADPDRAFMSDEMREAVRGVAKHFPTAIVSGRCIDKVFDFVKLEELYYAGSHGMDIRGPTAAASEYNHNMKAKQGDAVTFQPAADFLPVIEEVYQVLKERMASIRGSLVENNKFCLSVHYRCVDEAEWGVLDGKVRAVIEGYPDLRLSKGRKVLEIRPVIDWDKGSALQFLLKSLGYEGRNDVFPIYIGDDRTDEDAFKVLRNMGQGIGILVTKVPKETAASYTLREPSEVKEFLRKLVKIKINGDKGLIGK from the exons ATGACGAACCACGCCGGCTTCGCCGCGGACGACGCGGTCACCGCGGCCGTGCCGGTGCAGGCGGCGCAGGGCGGGCGGCATTTCCCGCCGTTCCTGGCGCCGTCGTCCAGGCTCACCGACtgcaagaaggcggcggcgcacgtggacctcgccggcgcgggcggggTGGCGACGGTGCCCGGATCTTGGCCGCGCCACGCCAAGCCCGTCTCCGGCGCCGAGCTCGACGACTGGATG GAGAAGCACCCGTCGGCATTGGCATGGTTCgagtccgtcgccgccgcggcgaaggGCAAGGAGATCGTCGTGTTCCTCGACTACGACGGCACCCTCTCCCCCATCGTCGCCGACCCCGACCGCGCCTTCATGTCCGACGAA ATGAGAGAGGCGGTGAGAGGCGTGGCGAAGCACTTCCCGACGGCGATCGTGAGCGGGAGGTGCATCGACAAG GTGTTCGACTTTGTGAAGCTGGAGGAGCTGTACTACGCCGGGAGCCATGGAATGGACATCAGGGGCCCCACCGCGGCAGCGTCGGAGTACAACCACAACATGAAGGCAAAGCAG GGTGATGCTGTTACTTTCCAGCCGGCCGCCGATTTCCTGCCCGTCATCGAGGAG GTGTATCAGGTGCTGAAGGAGAGGATGGCGAGTATAAGGGGTTCGCTGGTGGAGAACAACAAGTTTTGCCTTTCCGTGCACTACCGCTGCGTCGACGAGGCG GAATGGGGCGTGCTGGACGGCAAGGTGAGGGCGGTGATAGAGGGCTACCCGGATCTCCGTCTCAGCAAGGGGAGAAAG gtGCTGGAGATCCGCCCTGTCATCGACTGGGACAAAGGCTCCGCACTCCAGTTCCTGCTCAAATCTCTCG GTTATGAGGGGCGCAACGATGTTTTCCCGATATACATTGGAGACGACCGCACCGACGAGGACGCTTTCAAG GTGTTGCGCAACATGGGACAGGGCATAGGAATCCTTGTGACCAAGGTCCCAAAGGAGACAGCTGCATCCTACACTCTGCGAGAGCCATCCGAG GTGAAGGAGTTCCTGCGCAAGTTGGTGAAGATTAAGATCAACGGGGACAAAGGGCTGATTGGCAAGTAG
- the LOC127780888 gene encoding UMP-CMP kinase 3 isoform X1 produces the protein MGSVVDAPVVVEGVAENMLGDKKVTVVFVLGGPGSGKGTQCANIVEHFGFTHLSAGDLLRAEIKSGSENGTMIENMIKEGKIVPSEVTIKLLQDAMIKNENDKFLIDGFPRNEENRAAFENVTKISPAFVLFFDCSEEEMERRLLGRNQGRVDDNIETIRKRFKVFVESSLPVIEHYNAKDKVKKIDAAKPISEVFEDVKAIFAPYAKVIY, from the exons ATGGGTTCAGTTGTGGATGCTCCAGTGGTTGTGGAG GGGGTTGCTGAGAACATGTTGGGTGATAAGAAAGTTACAGTTGTATTTGTTCTAG GTGGTCCTGGAAGTGGAAAAGGCACACAGTGTGCCAACATTGTGGAACACTTTGGATTCACCCACTTAAGTGCTGGAGACCTTTTGCGTGCAGAGATAAAATCTGGTTCTGAGAATGG AACTATGATTGAGAACATGATAAAGGAGGGGAAGATTGTTCCGTCAGAGGTTACTATAAAGCTCTTGCAAGATGCCATGATTAAAAATGAGAATGATAAGTTTCTAATCGATGGGTTCCCAAGGAATGAAGAGAATCGTGCTGCCTTCGAGAATGTT ACAAAAATTTCCCCTGCATTTGTGCTATTTTTTGACTGTTCTGAAGAAGAGATGGAAAGACGTCTTTTGGGACGCAATCAG GGTAGAGTTGATGACAACATTGAGACCATTAGGAAAAGATTCAAAGTTTTTGTTGAATCAAGTTTGCCTGTAATTGAGCACTACAATGCGAaggacaaagttaaaaag ATTGATGCTGCAAAACCAATTTCTGAAGTGTTTGAAGATGTCAAAGCCATTTTTGCCCCATATGCTAAGGTAATCTACTGA
- the LOC127779853 gene encoding SKP1-like protein 11, which produces MAAGKGKEGECDMAAAAAEAEKKGEGSTVSRGAAGERVVEDSGGGRRTIHLKSKDGKQHDVTEASARLSKTIAGMILAGGGADQCIPTPDIDHETLRVVMQYCDKHAADDADEEDLKEWDEDFVDELDQDALFDVIAAANYLDIDGLLDLTCKRVADTIKGKTPEEIRKEFNIVNDLSKEEEEEIRRENPWAFEQ; this is translated from the coding sequence ATGGCGGCGGGGaaagggaaggagggagagtgcgacatggcggcggcggcggcggaggcggagaagaaGGGAGAGGGCTCGACGGTGtcgcgcggggcggcgggggAGCGGGTGGtggaggacagcggcggcggcaggaggacgATCCACCTCAAGAGCAAGGATGGCAAGCAGCATGATGTGACGGAGGCGTCGGCGAGGCTGTCCAAGACCATCGCCGGGATgatcctcgccggcggcggcgccgaccagtGCATCCCGACCCCCGACATCGACCACGAGACCCTCCGCGTGGTGATGCAGTACTGCGACAagcacgccgccgacgacgccgacgaggaggatcTCAAGGAGTGGGACGAAGACTTCGTCGACGAGCTGGACCAGGACGCCCTCTTCGATGTCATCGCGGCCGCCAACTACCTCGATATCGATGGCCTCCTCGACCTCACCTGCAAGAGGGTCGCCGACACGATCAAGGGCAAGACCCCCGAGGAGATCCGCAAGGAGTTCAACATCGTCAACGACCTCagtaaggaggaggaggaggagatccgcCGGGAGAACCCCTGGGCCTTCGAGCAGTAG
- the LOC127780475 gene encoding SKP1-like protein 13, producing MAEEKGKAVMPMEVEEVEVELEVDQVEDEREAETVVEAVQKAVSDALEKVEMMEEEGEAAVAEAADKLLEEAVEKAVTEALEEAGWDAAKKALSDDLEKVSLEAESARMITLESSDGEAVKVKEASARLSKTIGNIIDDGRGDEAIPLPDVSYKTLKKVVEYCDKHADEKSDTDEQKEELKNWDKAFIDELAEDDDSLVKVIMASNYLKIDGLHNLASQCKTTREQIGKA from the coding sequence AtggcggaggagaaggggaaggcgGTGATGccgatggaggtggaggaggtggaggtggagttggAGGTGGATCAGGTGGAGGACGAGAGAGAGGCCGagacggtggtggaggcggtgcAGAAGGCGGTGTCCGATGCTTTGGAGAAGGTGGAGatgatggaggaggagggagaggccgcggtggcggaggcggcggataAGTTGctagaggaggcggtggagaaggCGGTGACGGAGGCGTTGGAGGAGGCGGGGTGGGACGCGGCGAAGAAGGCGTTGTCCGATGATTTGGAGAAGGTCTCGCTGGAGGCGGAGAGCGCTAGGATGATCACCCTCGAGAGCTCCGACGGCGAGGCGGTCAAGGTGAAGGAGGCGTCGGCGAGGCTGTCCAAGACCATCGGGAACATCAtcgacgacggccgcggcgacgaggccATCCCGCTCCCGGACGTCAGCTACAAGACCCTCAAGAAGGTGGTCGAGTACTGCGACAAGCACGCAGACGAGAAGTCCGACACCGACGAGCAGAAAGAGGAGCTCAAGAACTGGGACAAGGCCTTCATCGACGAGCTGGCCGAGGACGACGACTCCCTCGTCAAGGTCATCATGGCCTCCAACTACCTCAAAATCGATGGACTCCACAACCTCGCCTCCCAGTGCAAGACCACCCGCGAGCAGATCGGCAAGGCCTGA
- the LOC127780309 gene encoding SKP1-like protein 1 — protein MMITLKSSDGEPVEVTEASARISKVIGDKIDAGRGGEAIPLPHVDNKTLKKVIEYCDEHANENSDTDEQKEELKNWDKAFIDELDEDDGSFLFLVLLASSYLKIDGLLDLTYQRVADNSKAKTTEEIRKAFSTIEIELSDKEEEEEEEEQEEEIRPENV, from the coding sequence ATGATGATCACCCTCAAGAGCTCCGACGGCGAGCCGGTCGAGGTGACAGAGGCGTCGGCGAGGATCTCCAAGGTCATCGGGGACAAGATcgacgccggccgcggcggcgaggccatccCGCTCCCACACGTCGACAACAAGACCCTCAAGAAGGTGATCGAGTACTGCGACGAGCACGCCAACGAGAACTCCGACACCGACGAGCAGAAAGAGGAACTCAAGAACTGGGACAAGGCCTTCATCGACGAGctggacgaggacgacggctcCTTCCTCTTCTTGGTCCTCCTGGCCTCCAGCTACCTCAAAATCGATGGGCTCCTCGACCTCACCTACCAGAGGGTCGCCGACAATAGCAAGGCCAAGACCACCGAGGAGATCCGCAAGGCCTTCAGTACCATCGAGATCGAACTCagcgacaaggaggaggaggaggaggaggaggagcaggaggaggagatccgCCCGGAGAACGTCTGA